Proteins encoded together in one Formosa sp. Hel3_A1_48 window:
- the acs gene encoding acetate--CoA ligase produces MANYSITNNELYHENYKQASNNPKQFWGELAKENFLWKKPWDSVLDFDFSIPKISWFDGAQLNITENCIDRHLKTNANKTAIIFEPNDSNSSSEQISYKDLHERVNKFANVLKSRGIKKGDRVCIYLPMIPELAVSVLACARIGAIHSVVFAGFSSIALATRINDCDCRLLITSDGSYRGKKTIDLKGIVDEALESCPSVKNVLVAKRIHSDINMKEGRDQWLQPLLDDASIQCTPVVMDAEDPLFILYTSGSTGQPKGMVHTTAGYMVYTAYTFKNVFQYKTDDIYWCTADIGWITGHSYIVYGPLLNGATTVMFEGVPSYPDYGRFWEIVEKHKVSQFYTAPTAIRALAKQDLSFVTSYDISSLKVIGTVGEPINEEAWQWYHKHIGQNRCPIVDTWWQTETGGILISPMPNCYEGKPTYATLPFVGVQPVLMDENGHEILESKAEGRLCIKYPWPSIARTIWGNHKRYEDTYFSAYKNYYFTGDGALREENGHYRITGRVDDVIIVSGHNLGTAPIEDAINEHDQVAESAIVGFAHPIKGNALYGYITLKNEYSNQTELQSEINQLITTHIGPIAKLDKMQFTNGLPKTRSGKIMRRILRKIANKDSSNLGDISTLLNPEVVEDIIKNSL; encoded by the coding sequence ATGGCAAATTATTCAATTACAAACAACGAATTATACCATGAAAATTATAAACAAGCGTCAAATAATCCAAAACAATTTTGGGGTGAATTGGCTAAAGAAAACTTTTTATGGAAAAAGCCATGGGATAGTGTTTTAGACTTCGATTTTTCAATTCCAAAAATTAGTTGGTTTGATGGTGCGCAGCTAAATATCACTGAAAATTGTATCGATCGACATCTTAAAACTAATGCCAATAAAACAGCCATTATTTTCGAACCTAATGACTCAAATTCAAGCTCAGAACAAATTAGCTATAAAGATCTTCACGAGCGTGTGAATAAATTTGCTAATGTTCTTAAATCTAGGGGAATAAAAAAAGGCGATCGGGTCTGTATTTATTTACCCATGATTCCTGAATTGGCTGTCTCAGTATTGGCTTGTGCCCGCATTGGCGCGATACACTCTGTGGTCTTTGCAGGTTTTTCATCAATTGCTTTAGCAACTAGAATTAATGATTGTGATTGTAGATTACTCATCACTAGCGATGGGAGCTATCGGGGTAAAAAAACAATTGATTTAAAAGGGATTGTTGACGAAGCTTTGGAGTCTTGCCCCAGTGTGAAAAATGTTCTAGTAGCCAAACGAATTCATTCCGATATTAATATGAAAGAGGGTAGAGATCAATGGCTTCAACCTTTATTGGATGATGCTTCTATCCAATGCACTCCTGTAGTAATGGATGCTGAAGACCCTTTATTTATACTTTATACTTCCGGCTCTACGGGTCAACCAAAAGGTATGGTACATACTACTGCTGGTTATATGGTGTATACAGCTTATACCTTTAAAAATGTTTTTCAATACAAAACAGACGATATCTACTGGTGTACTGCAGATATTGGCTGGATCACTGGACATAGTTATATCGTTTATGGTCCATTACTCAATGGGGCAACTACAGTTATGTTTGAAGGGGTGCCCAGTTATCCGGATTACGGACGTTTTTGGGAAATTGTAGAAAAGCACAAAGTCAGTCAATTTTATACAGCGCCCACAGCAATTAGGGCTTTAGCCAAACAAGATTTAAGTTTTGTAACTTCTTATGATATTTCATCTCTCAAAGTCATAGGTACCGTTGGTGAGCCTATTAATGAGGAAGCATGGCAATGGTACCATAAACATATAGGTCAAAATCGCTGTCCAATTGTCGATACATGGTGGCAAACAGAAACAGGAGGGATACTCATCAGTCCGATGCCAAATTGTTACGAAGGTAAACCAACCTATGCGACGCTTCCGTTTGTTGGAGTGCAGCCCGTATTGATGGATGAAAATGGTCATGAAATTCTGGAATCAAAAGCTGAAGGACGTTTGTGCATTAAATATCCATGGCCATCAATAGCACGCACTATTTGGGGTAATCACAAAAGGTATGAAGACACCTATTTTTCTGCTTATAAAAATTATTATTTCACAGGCGATGGTGCTTTAAGAGAAGAAAATGGCCACTACCGCATTACGGGTCGAGTAGATGATGTTATAATAGTATCTGGTCATAATCTTGGTACTGCGCCCATAGAGGACGCCATTAATGAACACGATCAAGTTGCAGAGTCTGCTATTGTGGGATTTGCACATCCAATAAAAGGAAATGCCTTGTATGGATACATCACACTTAAAAATGAGTATTCAAATCAAACTGAATTACAATCAGAAATCAATCAATTAATAACTACGCATATTGGACCAATAGCTAAGTTAGATAAAATGCAGTTTACGAATGGGTTGCCAAAAACACGTTCTGGTAAAATTATGCGTCGTATCCTTAGAAAAATAGCAAATAAAGACAGTTCAAATTTGGGCGATATTAGTACTTTACTCAACCCCGAAGTTGTTGAGGATATTATAAAAAATTCACTATAA